From the genome of Bombus huntii isolate Logan2020A chromosome 14, iyBomHunt1.1, whole genome shotgun sequence, one region includes:
- the LOC126873202 gene encoding cyclin-dependent kinase-like 4 isoform X3 — protein sequence MYLQQLCHDNLVNMIEVFRQRKRFYLVFEYLDHTLLDELERIGNGLGWEVSRRYVYQILRGLSFCHSRNVMHRDIKPENILVSPNGVIKLCDFGFARFTNGVNESCTDYVATRWYRAPELLVGDARYGKAVDVWAVGCVYAELVTGDALFPGESDVDQLYRITKVLGRLCTKHQTIISPGRSSQMLRHASTDELVGPTHSSVVSIRKLFPTWNSMTVDFLSQCLRMDPETRATSVALLQHPLFTQSNFVDEFLEQLRNIIADEAAMNPLTTKKLEKRRSTMFNLTSRNILHRWHMEVVSQDTKSNDRTATETIETTQLHQTPLLLHVDRLQKVPHFDPISVLPNATYVRKLNGFVSTNEYTHTLPSPDFKQFCSYTSINDKGENSRQRKTRKTRFHHFINNKKASIRRFT from the exons ATGTATTTGCAGCAATTGTGTCACGATAATCTAGTAAATATGATCGAAGTGTTCCGCCAAAGGAAACGATTCTATCTCGTCTTCGAGTATTTGGATCACACCTTGTTGGATGAGCTGGAACGTATTGGAAACGGTCTAGGCTGGGAAGTGTCCAGGCGATATGTTTATCAAATCCTTCGCGGTTTGAGCTTCTGTCATAGCAGAAAT GTAATGCATCGTGATATCAAGCCTGAAAATATTCTCGTATCTCCGAACGGAGTGATCAAACTCTGTGATTTCGGGTTTGCACGTTTCACAAATGGTGTCAACGAGTCCTGCACAGATTACGTAGCAACAAGGTGGTATCGAGCACCGGAGCTTCTTGTTGGTGATGCACGATATGGCAAAGCGGTCGATGTTTGGGCGGTAGGTTGTGTTTACGCGGAGTTGGTTACGGGAGATGCTCTCTTTCCTGGCGAAAGCGACGTAGATCAGCTCTATCGAATAACCAAAGTCTTGG GAAGACTGTGTACGAAGCATCAAACGATAATCAGTCCTGGCAGATCTAGTCAAATGTTGCGACACGCAAGTACGGACGAGCTGGTAGGACCAACTCATTCGAGTGTCGTTTCGATTCGTAAATTATTTCCCACTTGGAATTCAATGACGGTCGACTTCTTATCTCAATGTCTTCGCATGGATCCCGAAACAAGAGCCACGTCTGTAGCGCTCTTGCAACACCCGCTCTTCACGCAAAGTAACTTCGTCGACGAATTCCTCGAACAACTGAGAAATATTATCGCTGATGAAGCTGCTATGAATCCTCTGACGACTAAGAAATTAGAGAAAAGAAGGTCGACTATGTTTAATCTGACATcgagaaatattttgcatAG ATGGCACATGGAAGTCGTTTCGCAAGATACAAAGTCGAACGATAGAACTGCAACTGAAACGATCGAAACGACACAATTACACCAAACGCCATTGCTATTGCACGTAGATCGCTTACAAAAAGTTCCTCACTTTGATCCTATTTCCGTCTTACCAAATGCAACCTACGTTCGTAAGCTAAATGGATTCGTCTCTACAAACGAGTACACCCATACTTTACCTTCTCCCGATTTCAAACAATTTTGTAGCTATACTAGTATCAACGATAAGGGGGAAAATAGTCGtcaaagaaaaacaagaaaaactCGGTTTcatcattttattaataataaaaaagcaTCTATTCGACGATTTACTTAA
- the LOC126873202 gene encoding cyclin-dependent kinase-like 4 isoform X4 yields the protein MIEVFRQRKRFYLVFEYLDHTLLDELERIGNGLGWEVSRRYVYQILRGLSFCHSRNVMHRDIKPENILVSPNGVIKLCDFGFARFTNGVNESCTDYVATRWYRAPELLVGDARYGKAVDVWAVGCVYAELVTGDALFPGESDVDQLYRITKVLGRLCTKHQTIISPGRSSQMLRHASTDELVGPTHSSVVSIRKLFPTWNSMTVDFLSQCLRMDPETRATSVALLQHPLFTQSNFVDEFLEQLRNIIADEAAMNPLTTKKLEKRRSTMFNLTSRNILHRWHMEVVSQDTKSNDRTATETIETTQLHQTPLLLHVDRLQKVPHFDPISVLPNATYVRKLNGFVSTNEYTHTLPSPDFKQFCSYTSINDKGENSRQRKTRKTRFHHFINNKKASIRRFT from the exons ATGATCGAAGTGTTCCGCCAAAGGAAACGATTCTATCTCGTCTTCGAGTATTTGGATCACACCTTGTTGGATGAGCTGGAACGTATTGGAAACGGTCTAGGCTGGGAAGTGTCCAGGCGATATGTTTATCAAATCCTTCGCGGTTTGAGCTTCTGTCATAGCAGAAAT GTAATGCATCGTGATATCAAGCCTGAAAATATTCTCGTATCTCCGAACGGAGTGATCAAACTCTGTGATTTCGGGTTTGCACGTTTCACAAATGGTGTCAACGAGTCCTGCACAGATTACGTAGCAACAAGGTGGTATCGAGCACCGGAGCTTCTTGTTGGTGATGCACGATATGGCAAAGCGGTCGATGTTTGGGCGGTAGGTTGTGTTTACGCGGAGTTGGTTACGGGAGATGCTCTCTTTCCTGGCGAAAGCGACGTAGATCAGCTCTATCGAATAACCAAAGTCTTGG GAAGACTGTGTACGAAGCATCAAACGATAATCAGTCCTGGCAGATCTAGTCAAATGTTGCGACACGCAAGTACGGACGAGCTGGTAGGACCAACTCATTCGAGTGTCGTTTCGATTCGTAAATTATTTCCCACTTGGAATTCAATGACGGTCGACTTCTTATCTCAATGTCTTCGCATGGATCCCGAAACAAGAGCCACGTCTGTAGCGCTCTTGCAACACCCGCTCTTCACGCAAAGTAACTTCGTCGACGAATTCCTCGAACAACTGAGAAATATTATCGCTGATGAAGCTGCTATGAATCCTCTGACGACTAAGAAATTAGAGAAAAGAAGGTCGACTATGTTTAATCTGACATcgagaaatattttgcatAG ATGGCACATGGAAGTCGTTTCGCAAGATACAAAGTCGAACGATAGAACTGCAACTGAAACGATCGAAACGACACAATTACACCAAACGCCATTGCTATTGCACGTAGATCGCTTACAAAAAGTTCCTCACTTTGATCCTATTTCCGTCTTACCAAATGCAACCTACGTTCGTAAGCTAAATGGATTCGTCTCTACAAACGAGTACACCCATACTTTACCTTCTCCCGATTTCAAACAATTTTGTAGCTATACTAGTATCAACGATAAGGGGGAAAATAGTCGtcaaagaaaaacaagaaaaactCGGTTTcatcattttattaataataaaaaagcaTCTATTCGACGATTTACTTAA
- the LOC126873202 gene encoding cyclin-dependent kinase-like 4 isoform X1, translating into MEKYEMLEIVGEGSYGVVMKCRHRESGQFVAIKRFLETEEDHQVREMAFREIRMLKQLCHDNLVNMIEVFRQRKRFYLVFEYLDHTLLDELERIGNGLGWEVSRRYVYQILRGLSFCHSRNVMHRDIKPENILVSPNGVIKLCDFGFARFTNGVNESCTDYVATRWYRAPELLVGDARYGKAVDVWAVGCVYAELVTGDALFPGESDVDQLYRITKVLGRLCTKHQTIISPGRSSQMLRHASTDELVGPTHSSVVSIRKLFPTWNSMTVDFLSQCLRMDPETRATSVALLQHPLFTQSNFVDEFLEQLRNIIADEAAMNPLTTKKLEKRRSTMFNLTSRNILHRWHMEVVSQDTKSNDRTATETIETTQLHQTPLLLHVDRLQKVPHFDPISVLPNATYVRKLNGFVSTNEYTHTLPSPDFKQFCSYTSINDKGENSRQRKTRKTRFHHFINNKKASIRRFT; encoded by the exons ATGGAGAAATACGAAATGTTAGAAATCGTAGGAGAAGGCAGCTACGGTGTAGTGATGAAATGCAGACATCGTGAAAGTGGGCAGTTCGTCGCCATTAAGAGATTTTTGGAAACCGAGGAGGACCATCAAGTGCGAGAAATGGCATTTCGTGAAATCAGAATGTTGAAA CAATTGTGTCACGATAATCTAGTAAATATGATCGAAGTGTTCCGCCAAAGGAAACGATTCTATCTCGTCTTCGAGTATTTGGATCACACCTTGTTGGATGAGCTGGAACGTATTGGAAACGGTCTAGGCTGGGAAGTGTCCAGGCGATATGTTTATCAAATCCTTCGCGGTTTGAGCTTCTGTCATAGCAGAAAT GTAATGCATCGTGATATCAAGCCTGAAAATATTCTCGTATCTCCGAACGGAGTGATCAAACTCTGTGATTTCGGGTTTGCACGTTTCACAAATGGTGTCAACGAGTCCTGCACAGATTACGTAGCAACAAGGTGGTATCGAGCACCGGAGCTTCTTGTTGGTGATGCACGATATGGCAAAGCGGTCGATGTTTGGGCGGTAGGTTGTGTTTACGCGGAGTTGGTTACGGGAGATGCTCTCTTTCCTGGCGAAAGCGACGTAGATCAGCTCTATCGAATAACCAAAGTCTTGG GAAGACTGTGTACGAAGCATCAAACGATAATCAGTCCTGGCAGATCTAGTCAAATGTTGCGACACGCAAGTACGGACGAGCTGGTAGGACCAACTCATTCGAGTGTCGTTTCGATTCGTAAATTATTTCCCACTTGGAATTCAATGACGGTCGACTTCTTATCTCAATGTCTTCGCATGGATCCCGAAACAAGAGCCACGTCTGTAGCGCTCTTGCAACACCCGCTCTTCACGCAAAGTAACTTCGTCGACGAATTCCTCGAACAACTGAGAAATATTATCGCTGATGAAGCTGCTATGAATCCTCTGACGACTAAGAAATTAGAGAAAAGAAGGTCGACTATGTTTAATCTGACATcgagaaatattttgcatAG ATGGCACATGGAAGTCGTTTCGCAAGATACAAAGTCGAACGATAGAACTGCAACTGAAACGATCGAAACGACACAATTACACCAAACGCCATTGCTATTGCACGTAGATCGCTTACAAAAAGTTCCTCACTTTGATCCTATTTCCGTCTTACCAAATGCAACCTACGTTCGTAAGCTAAATGGATTCGTCTCTACAAACGAGTACACCCATACTTTACCTTCTCCCGATTTCAAACAATTTTGTAGCTATACTAGTATCAACGATAAGGGGGAAAATAGTCGtcaaagaaaaacaagaaaaactCGGTTTcatcattttattaataataaaaaagcaTCTATTCGACGATTTACTTAA
- the LOC126873202 gene encoding cyclin-dependent kinase-like 2 isoform X5, producing MEKYEMLEIVGEGSYGVVMKCRHRESGQFVAIKRFLETEEDHQVREMAFREIRMLKQLCHDNLVNMIEVFRQRKRFYLVFEYLDHTLLDELERIGNGLGWEVSRRYVYQILRGLSFCHSRNVMHRDIKPENILVSPNGVIKLCDFGFARFTNGVNESCTDYVATRWYRAPELLVGDARYGKAVDVWAVGCVYAELVTGDALFPGESDVDQLYRITKVLGRLCTKHQTIISPGRSSQMLRHASTDELVGPTHSSVVSIRKLFPTWNSMTVDFLSQCLRMDPETRATSVALLQHPLFTQSNFVDEFLEQLRNIIADEAAMNPLTTKKLEKRRSTMFNLTSRNILHRAKVTNIQRTD from the exons ATGGAGAAATACGAAATGTTAGAAATCGTAGGAGAAGGCAGCTACGGTGTAGTGATGAAATGCAGACATCGTGAAAGTGGGCAGTTCGTCGCCATTAAGAGATTTTTGGAAACCGAGGAGGACCATCAAGTGCGAGAAATGGCATTTCGTGAAATCAGAATGTTGAAA CAATTGTGTCACGATAATCTAGTAAATATGATCGAAGTGTTCCGCCAAAGGAAACGATTCTATCTCGTCTTCGAGTATTTGGATCACACCTTGTTGGATGAGCTGGAACGTATTGGAAACGGTCTAGGCTGGGAAGTGTCCAGGCGATATGTTTATCAAATCCTTCGCGGTTTGAGCTTCTGTCATAGCAGAAAT GTAATGCATCGTGATATCAAGCCTGAAAATATTCTCGTATCTCCGAACGGAGTGATCAAACTCTGTGATTTCGGGTTTGCACGTTTCACAAATGGTGTCAACGAGTCCTGCACAGATTACGTAGCAACAAGGTGGTATCGAGCACCGGAGCTTCTTGTTGGTGATGCACGATATGGCAAAGCGGTCGATGTTTGGGCGGTAGGTTGTGTTTACGCGGAGTTGGTTACGGGAGATGCTCTCTTTCCTGGCGAAAGCGACGTAGATCAGCTCTATCGAATAACCAAAGTCTTGG GAAGACTGTGTACGAAGCATCAAACGATAATCAGTCCTGGCAGATCTAGTCAAATGTTGCGACACGCAAGTACGGACGAGCTGGTAGGACCAACTCATTCGAGTGTCGTTTCGATTCGTAAATTATTTCCCACTTGGAATTCAATGACGGTCGACTTCTTATCTCAATGTCTTCGCATGGATCCCGAAACAAGAGCCACGTCTGTAGCGCTCTTGCAACACCCGCTCTTCACGCAAAGTAACTTCGTCGACGAATTCCTCGAACAACTGAGAAATATTATCGCTGATGAAGCTGCTATGAATCCTCTGACGACTAAGAAATTAGAGAAAAGAAGGTCGACTATGTTTAATCTGACATcgagaaatattttgcatAG AGCAAAAGTAACCAACATTCAACGAACTGACTAA
- the LOC126873202 gene encoding cyclin-dependent kinase-like 4 isoform X2, producing MEKYEMLEIVGEGSYGVVMKCRHRESGQFVAIKRFLETEEDHQVREMAFREIRMLKQLCHDNLVNMIEVFRQRKRFYLVFEYLDHTLLDELERIGNGLGWEVSRRYVYQILRGLSFCHSRNVMHRDIKPENILVSPNGVIKLCDFGFARFTNGVNESCTDYVATRWYRAPELLVGDARYGKAVDVWAVGCVYAELVTGDALFPGESDVDQLYRITKVLGKLCTKHQTIISPGRSSQMLRHASTDELVGPTHSSVVSIRKLFPTWNSMTVDFLSQCLRMDPETRATSVALLQHPLFTQSNFVDEFLEQLRNIIADEAAMNPLTTKKLEKRRSTMFNLTSRNILHRWHMEVVSQDTKSNDRTATETIETTQLHQTPLLLHVDRLQKVPHFDPISVLPNATYVRKLNGFVSTNEYTHTLPSPDFKQFCSYTSINDKGENSRQRKTRKTRFHHFINNKKASIRRFT from the exons ATGGAGAAATACGAAATGTTAGAAATCGTAGGAGAAGGCAGCTACGGTGTAGTGATGAAATGCAGACATCGTGAAAGTGGGCAGTTCGTCGCCATTAAGAGATTTTTGGAAACCGAGGAGGACCATCAAGTGCGAGAAATGGCATTTCGTGAAATCAGAATGTTGAAA CAATTGTGTCACGATAATCTAGTAAATATGATCGAAGTGTTCCGCCAAAGGAAACGATTCTATCTCGTCTTCGAGTATTTGGATCACACCTTGTTGGATGAGCTGGAACGTATTGGAAACGGTCTAGGCTGGGAAGTGTCCAGGCGATATGTTTATCAAATCCTTCGCGGTTTGAGCTTCTGTCATAGCAGAAAT GTAATGCATCGTGATATCAAGCCTGAAAATATTCTCGTATCTCCGAACGGAGTGATCAAACTCTGTGATTTCGGGTTTGCACGTTTCACAAATGGTGTCAACGAGTCCTGCACAGATTACGTAGCAACAAGGTGGTATCGAGCACCGGAGCTTCTTGTTGGTGATGCACGATATGGCAAAGCGGTCGATGTTTGGGCGGTAGGTTGTGTTTACGCGGAGTTGGTTACGGGAGATGCTCTCTTTCCTGGCGAAAGCGACGTAGATCAGCTCTATCGAATAACCAAAGTCTTGGGTAA ACTGTGTACGAAGCATCAAACGATAATCAGTCCTGGCAGATCTAGTCAAATGTTGCGACACGCAAGTACGGACGAGCTGGTAGGACCAACTCATTCGAGTGTCGTTTCGATTCGTAAATTATTTCCCACTTGGAATTCAATGACGGTCGACTTCTTATCTCAATGTCTTCGCATGGATCCCGAAACAAGAGCCACGTCTGTAGCGCTCTTGCAACACCCGCTCTTCACGCAAAGTAACTTCGTCGACGAATTCCTCGAACAACTGAGAAATATTATCGCTGATGAAGCTGCTATGAATCCTCTGACGACTAAGAAATTAGAGAAAAGAAGGTCGACTATGTTTAATCTGACATcgagaaatattttgcatAG ATGGCACATGGAAGTCGTTTCGCAAGATACAAAGTCGAACGATAGAACTGCAACTGAAACGATCGAAACGACACAATTACACCAAACGCCATTGCTATTGCACGTAGATCGCTTACAAAAAGTTCCTCACTTTGATCCTATTTCCGTCTTACCAAATGCAACCTACGTTCGTAAGCTAAATGGATTCGTCTCTACAAACGAGTACACCCATACTTTACCTTCTCCCGATTTCAAACAATTTTGTAGCTATACTAGTATCAACGATAAGGGGGAAAATAGTCGtcaaagaaaaacaagaaaaactCGGTTTcatcattttattaataataaaaaagcaTCTATTCGACGATTTACTTAA